The Impatiens glandulifera chromosome 3, dImpGla2.1, whole genome shotgun sequence genome contains a region encoding:
- the LOC124929936 gene encoding uncharacterized protein LOC124929936, translated as MRRLKAAGANPPFYSHGVFNFPASPVLLSVFDIITVTLILSLILLSIVSLFFVFNLRFKSRRFHHLQNFDVLWNVRILLVSFVVLWAGNEVLRLPFFHRRYIYPFLPTLNLTQQAKMCKYHVILSLGLFEPGFLISLLFLLHLSVRHRAPCDDWAVPLILTTCFPILILQMFFIFFPPVVDHLPDILRRSSVLAKDSFDHRTRICSYPLMSTLVFGGFGAVYTFVLVVFSWRLVSLVINKGTRLRIHFLAISVITSVPLQVLFLSLSTLWNPGTIGYSGVMMGMFVCVACCAAASQGILVIKPIADALTFSDEESLSRHIQGSRSRDDSLTEESFLGN; from the coding sequence ATGAGAAGGCTCAAGGCCGCCGGCGCTAACCCCCCATTCTACAGCCACGGCGTTTTCAATTTTCCGGCTAGCCCCGTCCTCCTTTCCGTCTTCGACATTATTACCGTAACCCTAATCCTCTCTCTCATCCTCCTTTCCATTGTCTCATTATTCTTCGTTTTCAACCTTCGTTTCAAATCCAGAAGATTCCATCACCTTCAGAATTTCGATGTTCTATGGAACGTACGTATCCTTCTCGTCTCCTTCGTTGTCCTCTGGGCCGGAAATGAAGTTCTCCGTTTACCATTCTTTCATCGAAGATACATTTACCCCTTTTTACCCACCTTGAATTTAACCCAACAagccaaaatgtgtaaatatcaCGTCATTCTCTCCCTAGGATTATTCGAACCCGGATTTCTaatctctcttctttttctcTTACATCTATCCGTTAGACACAGAGCTCCATGCGACGATTGGGCGGTTCCATTAATCCTCACGACTTGTTTCCCTATACTTATTCTAcaaatgtttttcattttcttcccGCCCGTCGTCGATCATTTACCCGATATTCTCCGGCGAAGTTCTGTTCTAGCAAAGGACAGTTTCGACCATAGAACGCGAATTTGTTCCTACCCATTAATGAGCACGTTGGTGTTCGGAGGATTTGGGGCGGTTTACACATTCGTGCTGGTGGTTTTCTCATGGAGATTGGTTTCTTTGGTGATTAATAAAGGGACGAGACTACGTATTCACTTTCTGGCGATCTCTGTTATTACGTCGGTGCCGCTGCAAGTTCTGTTTCTTTCTTTATCAACGTTATGGAATCCAGGGACCATTGGATATAGCGGCGTTATGATGGGGATGTTTGTTTGCGTCGCATGTTGCGCCGCTGCGTCTCAGGGTATTCTTGTTATTAAACCGATTGCCGACGCTTTGACTTTTAGCGACGAGGAGAGTCTCAGCCGACATATTCAAGGAAGCAGATCACGTGATGATTCTTTAACAGAAGAGAGTTTTCTTGGTAATTAA